DNA from Streptomyces sp. NBC_01260:
GAGGAGTCCGACCTGAAGCCCGGCGACGAGATCCCGCCGGAGGGCGAACTGGCTGCCCGGTTCGGGGTGAACAGGCTCGCGGTCCGTGAGGCGATCCGGGCCCTGGCCGCGCGGGAGATCCTCGTCTCCAGCCAGGGCCGGCGGGCTCGCGTGAATGTGCCGACCGCACGCGTTTTCGGTCAGATCCTGGGGTTCCGGCTGCGCCAGCAGTCGCTGCGCTTCGAGGATGTGCTGGACGCCCGTGGCGCGGTCGAAGGGGCCATGGCCTCGCGCGCGGCGGTGCGTGTGGGTGCGGGAGCGGCGTCCACGGACGCTGCCACCGCACTGCTGGAGAAGATGGAGGAGGCGGTCGACGACCGCGACCGCTTCGTGGCGCTCGACCTCGCGTTCCACCACGAGATCGCCAGGACGGCCGACAACGGCATCCTGGAGCTCGTTTTGGAGTCCCTCGGTGATGTCCTGACCGAACACCGGCTGGCCAGTTACGACGGCCGTTCCCTCCATGGCGAGAGCCAGCAGGACACGATCACTGCCCACCGC
Protein-coding regions in this window:
- a CDS encoding FadR/GntR family transcriptional regulator; amino-acid sequence: MAVRRTTLFDQVASEIITLIEESDLKPGDEIPPEGELAARFGVNRLAVREAIRALAAREILVSSQGRRARVNVPTARVFGQILGFRLRQQSLRFEDVLDARGAVEGAMASRAAVRVGAGAASTDAATALLEKMEEAVDDRDRFVALDLAFHHEIARTADNGILELVLESLGDVLTEHRLASYDGRSLHGESQQDTITAHRAILDAITAGDPEGAVAAMAAHLTETGEDLEITP